The following proteins come from a genomic window of Gossypium raimondii isolate GPD5lz chromosome 5, ASM2569854v1, whole genome shotgun sequence:
- the LOC105765777 gene encoding glucan endo-1,3-beta-glucosidase, whose product MGPRFSGFLISAMVFLTQLLSLTDGRDIGVCYGLNGNNLPSPGDVINLYKTSGINNIRLYQPYPEVLEAARGSGISLSMGPRNEDIQSLAKDQSAADAWVNTNIVPYKDDVQFKLITIGNEAISGQSSSYIPDAMNNIMNSLASFGLGTTKVTTVVPMNALSTSYPPSDGAFGSDITSIMTSIMAILAVQDSPLLINVYPYFAYASDPTHISLDYALFTSTAPVVVDQGLEYYNLFDGMVDAFNAALDKIGFGQITLIVAETGWPTAGNEPYTSVANAQTYNKNLLNHVTQKGTPKRPEYIMPTFFFEMFNEDLKQPTVEQNFGFFFPNMNPVYPFW is encoded by the exons ATGGGTCCAAGATTTTCTGGGTTTTTAATCTCAGCAATGGTGTTTTTAACTCAACTCCTCTCTCTAACAG ATGGCCGTGATATTGGTGTTTGCTATGGTTTGAACGGCAACAATCTTCCATCTCCAGGAGATGTTATTAATCTTTACAAAACTAGTGGCATAAACAATATCAGGCTCTACCAGCCTTACCCTGAAGTGCTCGAAGCAGCAAGGGGATCGGGAATATCCCTCTCGATGGGTCCGAGAAACGAGGACATACAAAGCCTCGCAAAAGATCAAAGTGCAGCCGATGCATGGGTTAACACCAACATCGTCCCTTATAAGGACGATGTTCAGTTCAAATTGATCACTATTGGGAATGAAGCCATTTCAGGACAATCAAGCTCTTACATTCCTGATGCCATGAACAACATAATGAACTCGCTCGCCTCATTTGGGTTAGGCACAACGAAGGTTACGACCGTGGTCCCGATGAATGCCCTAAGTACCTCGTACCCTCCTTCAGACGGCGCTTTTGGAAGCGATATAACATCGATCATGACTAGTATCATGGCCATTCTGGCTGTACAGGATTCGCCCCTCCTGATCAATGTGTACCCTTATTTTGCCTATGCCTCAGACCCCACTCATATTTCCCTCGATTACGCCTTGTTCACCTCGACCGCACCGGTGGTGGTCGACCAAGGCTTGGAATACTACAACCTCTTTGACGGCATGGTCGATGCTTTCAATGCCGCCCTAGATAAGATCGGCTTCGGCCAAATTACTCTCATTGTAGCCGAAACTGGATGGCCGACCGCCGGTAACGAGCCTTACACGAGTGTCGCGAACGCTCAAACTTATAACAAGAACTTGTTAAATCATGTGACGCAGAAGGGGACTCCGAAAAGACCTGAATATATAATGCCGACGTTTTTCTTCGAGATGTTCAACGAGGATTTGAAGCAACCCACAGTTGAGCAGAATTTCGGATTCTTCTTCCCCAATATGAACCCTGTTTATCCATTTTGGTGA